TATATTTAACAGGTGTTTAAACCGATTTCTTGTTTTGGCCTCATTAACCAACACTTATAGAAGCCAGTTATTGAACTACTTCACCTTTTGTTAAAACTCACCTTATCTTTAGGCTATTTTAGCCATTTTCCACTAACGCCCATGATGACGCTGAAGTGGCGTAAGAGTTCGGTCATGTGTTAATTTAGATATACAACTGGGATCAAAGTCAACTAGGAGGTAATATCATTTTATTGGTGCTGATCGGATGATAGCTCAGTTTCTATTGAACTTTGAAAAGAATTTTTAGACACTGCTTGAGACGTGATGTTTTAAAACGCACTTTGATTTTCCATATGTTTCAACTTTTATGTCAAGGTTCTTGTCAACCTTATTTAGCTGTTTTAACATCAATATCATATTATCTCCCATCTTATGACGTCCTTGAATCAAAGGTCACGTTGTCCTTTGTCCCACCCCGTTTTATTGGCCACCCAGTTTCCGATAAGAGCTCTAAGTGGGTTGAATCACTTTCTGAAGCAATATTTTTAGACTTTTGTCAGTGACTGCATTTGGCTTCTTGGATGCAGCTTTTTCCTGTGGTACTGTGTGAACAGTGTCGTGTTGTAATTGGGCCTGTGAAGAAATTATGTTTGTAGAAGTTGTCACAGGGTTGAATGTTGACATGTGGAACTGCCATAAATTCATAAAATGACTGGAAAGGAATTTAATCTTTGCCTCTCCTGTTTATTACGGCTCCTATAAGTAACTTATGAAGTCAGAGCCTGACATGTACAAAAAAAGTCCTATTTACTCTAGTATAAAGGAGCTGAACATTGTGATTAATGACAACCAACAGTGTTGCATGAatattaaaagtccagtgtaggatttagagggatatattgtcAGAATGGAATATAttgtaataagtatgttttcttcagtgtatataaaaaaaatatttgttgtgtctttgtttcctAAGAATGAGCTGTCTAttgggagcgggtcctcgtttattgagatcgccatgttgcactgtcatgtttctacagtagcccagaacggacaaaccaaacaatggctCTAGACAGGGACATACGCGTTTCacgttggccaccatagtttgCAGCCCCGTCATGACAAGAGCATCAGAAAAGTGTGACTGTCAGGATCAAAAACAAAGGGCAGCAGGCATTAagttattaaagaaaaaagatcAGCGCACTTTCAGCCATGGAGATGAGCTCAGCCTGGAAACATGTTTGTGACATCATTTGGTGCCACTGTGGCACACTTGATATTGCTCAATGATCATAACCTCTGTCAGTAAACTCTCCTCTGCTTTAAAGCTTCCTCCTTTTTTAAGGAAGTGATATATTTCCAAGTTTGTGTTAGCTTGATGGATGTTTTCTCTTTATGTGGGTTGACCCAGACTCTTAAGACACATTGCAAATTCATTTAACATGAGTAACCTATTCATTTATTCTTATCACTGACTCCTTACTGGCAGAGGTCATTGCTTCCTTTTGTTTCTCCTCAACTGTGGTCTGAAACCACAGTTCGTTTCGCAGTTGAGGAGAAACGAAAGGAAGCAATGAGGTGGTGTAAAGAGCAGTAACTGTATATATTAAGAAATCAACAATAAAGCACTTTAGGATTCCATGTCCGTAGCAGTTTGGTGTTGCAAAATTTAGAGTAAAATATTTGGTAAATAACAAGGTGGGAGGGATCTGAACAGGATCAGTATATTTCTATGAATATTGTGTCAATACATTTAGTCCAACCTTAGCTATGATAGGAGTCATATGATGTAGAATAAACCAGAACCctgaacattaaaaacaattttagtgcaaaaaaataatataatgtgAGCTGTCCTAAatgccctgacacaccaaactggcATCAAAGAGCTAGTGGTGACAAAGGCCAACTGTTACATCACCTTACATCGCCTGTTTCTCAGCTAAAAAGTTACTCTTGAGCACACTGCAAAGAatacagccaacggccaacaAGCATGTAggttctgcacctgtgtgagaggaaataactctccatagtAGTAGGTGGAGACAGTCTGCATCCATAATTATAGAACCTGGAAGAccaacaggatggattcaagatgctagttagccagttagctacttttttttttttttttagcatttttgtcttttattgacGAGACAGCTGTATATTGACAATAAAGGTAGGAGAAAAGGGGGAGATGACATTCATCAAAGAGCCCCGAGTCGGAATTGAACCCCGGCTGCTGCAAAGGACTCAGTCTATTTAGGGCACACACTCCACCAGGTTAGCTCAAGGTCGCCCCGATCTTATGCCCCCTTAACTGTTggtttcctcacttccgtttctcttctcgtgcactcAGCTGAATTGCCAATCATAGTGATTTCACTCACCGACAGGCTCCGCTGGCTCGACACTGACAACAACATGATTGTCTGCCAAATCACAGCCGACAAGGGCAGGCTAGTGCCACTGATGCAGGAGGCATcccaaaaactagggcaacagacactCACTGTCAACTGACCGTTGGCGTAGTGTGTCGGGGCCCTACAAGGTCCAATATGTTTGAATGTGGAATTTCAAACTAGACATTTTGTTGGTACAGTATTTATACACCTATGAGCAAATAGatgcaagaaaaaaatagaaatgtacAGCATGTGTTAATCTATGTGGTACACAAATGTAATGATTAACTAATTATCAATTTCAGGTTTTTGATGGCTTCATATTATCTAATGTACCTCATGCGAAGGTTTGAGTGGTGGTGATGTTGGAGGAATGTGACCTGACCTCTGCtttagttcatttttttcactAGTTACATAGCATTACTGTTAATACATTTCAAACGTTACCTTTAAGGTAATATTATCGATTTGATTATGTCATGTACGGTAGCATCAATTCATAACCTCCCTTGAGTGGCCACCCCAGTCAATGAACTACATCCATTGTGACTTTAAGGTTGGCCCACGGATAAAATTAGTGGGGCACCCTGTCGGGTTTTCTAAAAGCAATGAGGATGTTATTTTAACATCTTCTCTAGTGTAATTTTAAGAGGGTTTCTATGATTTAGTAAGCAGTTGCTGAGATAATCTTACACTATACAGATCACTTGTCAAACAAACAGCATGGTTAGCTCTTCTTTTCTTTGGATTTTGCTTTGATGAAATTTGTCTGAGGTAGTGTTTACGATGACTGTAATCACCCCTGTCTCAGCCTTTATGCAGCTCTTAAATCTGAAACTCTTTCtggacataaaaacaaagaaactgaCAGAGATAGATCTATGTCATGGGAGATAAATGATTAGATAGACAGGGAAAGTGGGCCCTCCGAGTCTCTTCTGGGCGTGAAATGTACTTTAGCACTTAGTGCCGCCCCCGGAGGAGTGGCTAATGATTAAAACTGCCAGCGGAGTACACCTGAGCCCCTAAAGTCTCGTCCACTCGTAGCCCTCTCTAGCTTTCTTTCTCGTGGTGAAGTTTTGCCtctaatttattttacaatggCTCGAGAATTCAAACTCCTCTGTGTCCTTGGGCTAGTTGCAACCTGTGTtggtaagtttttttttgtcattaacttTAAtcctaaaacattttttaaagtttaaagtttgtctGTAAATGAAATAGCACAGATGATCACAGGTTAAATTATCAGGTAAACTCTAGAGTTAAAAGGAAATTTTCTGTCTTTCGGTCAATTTATATTGATTATTCTTACAGTGTCACTGGATTTTAGATTTGAATAAGCCACTTCATACCCAAAGCAAAGATATTTTCACCACACAGCTgactataaatattttttaattaaatagtAGATATAAAGATGCTTTATTTATCACATTGCATGGCTTATTATATCTCAATCCAGTGATACCTGTGTGAAATGGAAAGCTACAATTGATGATGATTTGCTTTGTGCATGTATTTACCAGTGCATCCATTCTCTCAACAGCCTGTTGTCACACTTTATGTGTTTGCCTCAGTTTTACACAGGTGCTTCTAGCTTGGAgtaacaaccttttttttttttttttacctcaggGTTGGTTTGGTGCagacacaataaaatgtaaatatttaactACTCTGTCGATGCAGACAGTTTGACTTTATCTTATGATCCTGTTGTTAACCTTCCTTTAGAAGTCTATTCCAGTCAAGGAAGTATCTTTGTACCACTTAGACTCTCCAGTCTGGTTAATGCTTTACATTTGAAACGTAAATTAGCTTTAAATGAGCTTTATGGTGCAGATGAAGGACCTGTTATTTTTAATCGACCTATTTAGTGTGAAAGACTTTATTTGGCCCTTGTTTTGTATTCAATTTGCATACATGAAGGAAATATTTACCGAGTTGTATTTCAACTTATGTCTTTGATATATTTTCATTAAGGCATTTCCTTACATTCTCAGTATAAATATGTTATATTGCTCAAAAATACTTCATCCTTTGTTTGGGTGTAATTTAGAGTAGACTTTTTTTGTACTAATAAAACTGCCGTTACTGAACTGAGACTGTCCTATCTGAGAGCCTTAATTTCTTCTAAATCCCTGTTCATACCACagtatgatatttttttagACCGATATGTCAATGCCACCAATTCACTGTCTCAGCTTCAGTATATGCAACGCTGGATGGTGTCACCAGTACCTATTGATTCCATTAAACAAATGATCTAGTGATTATGACATTTACTTTAATAACAATGAAACCAATTAGTCTTGGGAatgttacttttgaaatgtaatgggTGATAGATTAGTCTTTACCCTGTTAAATgtgtaataagtaaagtaaCTATTTAAATAACTCTATCAAAGTAGTATTACATTACTTTTTGattgattttacttttctgaCGTAACTGATTGCAGTTACATTAACCAGATGCTTCCTTAGGTTTGACATGAGTATTTCAACGCTGACAGCAGTTTCACTGCTATTAAACAAGTATTGTGCAGTAATGTCAGAGCCCTTCTCTGATTTCAGAAGCAAAATATTGTTAATTATCCAGCACGGCAAGGCATTCTTATCCACTGTCATGACCACACGTCGTGTGGTTGGCTGGTTGCATATTTCATCATGACACTGGCTGGCATATGCTTTATACACGCTTTTTTCCAACTGATAAATTAATATCTTTTACTCCTGTAACCTTTGCCATCTCATAGATAATCATGCCTGACTTGTTAAATTGATCTTTCCTGGGAGggttgcttttctttgttgtttaatttgttgGAATTTTAGTGATAACTGACAGGTTATTGTTTACTGATTGCTATATTGTGCTGCTTTAACTACAATGGTCCAACTACTACCACAGTTGCTACAACTACAGAAGCTGTGCCTACTACAACTGCAGCGCCTACAACAACTACAGAAGCACCAACTACTACAATTACAGTGCCTACAACAACTACAGAAGCACCAACTACTACAACTGCAGCGCCCACAGCAACTACAGAAGCACCAACTACTACAACTGAAGCTCCTACAACAACTACAGAAGCACCAACTACTACAACTGAAGCGCCTACAACAACTACAGCAGGTCCAACTACTACAACTGAAGCGCCTACAACAACTACAGAAGCACCAACTACTACAACTGAAGCTCCTACAACAACTACAGAAGCACCAACTACTACCACTGAAGCGCCTACAACAACTACAGAAGGTCCGACCACTACCACTGAAGCGCCTACAACAACTACAGCAGGTCCAACTACTACAACTGAAGCACCTACAACAACTACAGCAGGTCCGACTACTACAACTACACCGCCTACAACAATTACAGCAGTAGTTCATACTGTATCATGAAGCTGTATATAATTTAATCACAGGGTATTTCAATATGACGCTGGCTGGCATTTGCTTTTGGGAATTATTTTACGGGGATATTGCTATAACTTTACAATGAAGCTGGTTGATTGTGAAAAACATTCTCGCTTTTTTCACAACCGATAAATTATTATCTTTTACTCCTGTAACCTTTGCCATCTCATAGATAATCATGCCTGACTTGTTAAATTGATCTTTCCTGGGAGAGttgattttctttgttgtttaatttgttgGAATTTCAATGATAACTGACAGGTTATTGTTTACTAATTGCTATATTGTGCTGTTTTAACTACAATGGTCCAACTACTACCACAGTTGCGACTACTACATCTCCAACAACTACAGCAAGTCCAACTACTACAACTGAAGTGGCCCCAACAACTACAGCAGGTCCAACTACTACAACTGAAGTGGTCCCAACAACTACAGCAGGTCCAACTACTACAACTGAAGTGGCCCCAACAACTACAGCAGGTCAAACTACTACAACTGAAGTGGTCCCAACAACTACAACAGGTCCAACCACTACAACTGAAGTGGTCCCAACAACTACAGCAGGTCCAACTACTACAACTGAAGcgggcaaaacaactacagcaGGTCCAACTACTACACCTGAAGcgggcaaaacaactacagcaGGTCCAACTACCACAACTGAAGcgggcaaaacaactacagcaGGTCCAACTACCACAACTGAAGCAGTCAAAACAACTACAGCAGTTCCTACAACCACAAAGCCTCCAGGTCATTCCACATATGTCCAAAGACTGTAATTTCCTTTGTCTCTAACATGCCATTGTTTATAGATGCTCACACAAAGCTGTAAATGCtcattttgatgtgtttttctttttcctttgaCTTTAAAGGCCCTTGTTACGGAAGCCCATGTGGTGATGGGAGCACCTGCCTGCCTCGTCACAATGAAACCTTTGTATGCTCATGTTTGGCTGGTAACTACAATTATGGCAGCGGCACATGTGAGAGTGGTAAGTGTGCATAACACCTTTATGAGGTTGTCACTCCATGAGAAAGTGACTTAATGAATTACAATACGCAAGTGTAGGCTTTCATGTTTCAGTGGGATGTAGGAGGACCTGGTTAGTTGATTATTTATAATTGGCTCAGATTCATTGGAGTCTGGTAGTGTCAGGTCCGTCAAAAATGATAAGCAccgataagataagataagataagaggaTAAGATAAAGGAAGAAAATGATTAATCCCAAAAAACATGCTTGTGTCAGAGAAGGGTCAAAAATGACAGCAACGTAAGACTAGAAACCATAGAGTAACATTTGTAAAGTGTAGAGTAAAGCTAATACAAGTGCCTAACAGAGtaacaacaaaaagtaaaacacaTTTAGTAAAGTAAGTAAACTAAGATAAAACTAGAATAGATGAGTAATGTGCATAATACTGATAAAGTAATAAGTAATATTGCAAGATATTGAAAAAGTAATAATGAACATGACATTGAAGACTGTCGTTAAGATGACCAGTGCTCAGTCAATCAATTCAGTTAGATTAGAAGTAAATATGTATTAACAGGAGGCCGTTAACTTAGTTTAGCTTTGCTTGGcagaaacactggaaacaggcggaaacagctaacctggctctgtgaaaatgtaacaaaatccATTTACTTGCACTgctaaattaatttattatattttgattgTTTAATCTGCCAAAATAAAGGTGTAAGAACAAATAGTTGGAATTTGAAGGACTACATCTTGCACAGGAACAGTGACTTCATGATTCCTGTCATTACTGTGAGGCTGCTGGGCAAGCAGGGGAGATTTCATGCTAGCAGTTCACCCGTTTCCAGTCtaaatgctaagctaactggctgctggatGTAGCCTTTAATTGTTGGGCAGACATGAGAGTGGGTTTATCTTCTCATCTCACCCTCTGCAAGAAAGCGAATAAGCGTATTTCCAAAATTGTGgatttattcttttaaataaatggtTATGTCAAGAGTGGACATAAAACTAAGATTATATTTTCCTGTTTTAGCTAAAGTTTTCCCCGGACAACTAAGCCTGTCTAAATTACCATACGATAAAGCTATGGCTAACTCGACATCAGAAGCATTTCAAGACGTCGCGCAACAAATTTATGCAGAGGTAAGCAGTAATTTCTATTTTATGtggctttttttcagttttgtaaaTGCCTTTCAGGAAACTTACATCCATTGcttgtatgttttttctttaaatatccCTCATCCACTTTGCTAGGAGGCCTCACTCAGAGACTacgagtctctaacgcagctgt
The Epinephelus moara isolate mb chromosome 13, YSFRI_EMoa_1.0, whole genome shotgun sequence genome window above contains:
- the muc13b gene encoding mucin-13b isoform X1, with amino-acid sequence MAREFKLLCVLGLVATCVVATTTEAVPTTTAAPTTTTEAPTTTITVPTTTTEAPTTTTAAPTATTEAPTTTTEAPTTTTEAPTTTTEAPTTTTAGPTTTTEAPTTTTEAPTTTTEAPTTTTEAPTTTTEAPTTTTEGPTTTTEAPTTTTAGPTTTTEAPTTTTAVATTTSPTTTASPTTTTEVAPTTTAGPTTTTEVVPTTTAGPTTTTEVAPTTTAGQTTTTEVVPTTTTGPTTTTEVVPTTTAGPTTTTEAGKTTTAGPTTTPEAGKTTTAGPTTTTEAGKTTTAGPTTTTEAVKTTTAVPTTTKPPGPCYGSPCGDGSTCLPRHNETFVCSCLAGNYNYGSGTCESAKVFPGQLSLSKLPYDKAMANSTSEAFQDVAQQIYAEMSEVFSEDGYSNCTVLKLQPIAAAKLWSRSEPGILATVEIIFKANVPINESAIGQMLAAAGGVLKDSNFTASNLCDEKKPCDADTAECIKEDGSFSCKCMENYVKTDFSNRMCIACPSGKKAQGSEKCVDCPFGYSGFNCNESWKLSLVIVGSVLGGLLLITVILLPIVACKSSKKSSKKDKNADTGKSYVSHPQDKKPLVNSSLGNSQAASFNGSANGLSAFTNAGVPRIPRATTNNSWDSRTNLEMTQSNKRQNLAPVGRNPRLYDDHNDMNPYAQARPQNGLYAQSRPQNNPYAQTRPQINPYTQNQGHSNPYYVHDDGRRFN
- the muc13b gene encoding mucin-13b isoform X6, with the protein product MAREFKLLCVLGLVATCVVATTTEAVPTTTAAPTTTTEAPTTTITVPTTTTEAPTTTTAAPTATTEAPTTTTEAPTTTTEAPTTTTEAPTTTTAGPTTTTEAPTTTTEAPTTTTEAPTTTTEAPTTTTEAPTTTTEGPTTTTEAPTTTTAGPTTTTEAPTTTTAVATTTSPTTTASPTTTTEVAPTTTAGPTTTTEVVPTTTAGPTTTTEVAPTTTAGQTTTTEVVPTTTTGPTTTTEVVPTTTAGPTTTPEAGKTTTAGPTTTTEAGKTTTAGPTTTTEAVKTTTAVPTTTKPPGPCYGSPCGDGSTCLPRHNETFVCSCLAGNYNYGSGTCESAKVFPGQLSLSKLPYDKAMANSTSEAFQDVAQQIYAEMSEVFSEDGYSNCTVLKLQPIAAAKLWSRSEPGILATVEIIFKANVPINESAIGQMLAAAGGVLKDSNFTASNLCDEKKPCDADTAECIKEDGSFSCKCMENYVKTDFSNRMCIACPSGKKAQGSEKCVDCPFGYSGFNCNESWKLSLVIVGSVLGGLLLITVILLPIVACKSSKKSSKKDKNADTGKSYVSHPQDKKPLVNSSLGNSQAASFNGSANGLSAFTNAGVPRIPRATTNNSWDSRTNLEMTQSNKRQNLAPVGRNPRLYDDHNDMNPYAQARPQNGLYAQSRPQNNPYAQTRPQINPYTQNQGHSNPYYVHDDGRRFN
- the muc13b gene encoding mucin-13b isoform X5; this translates as MAREFKLLCVLGLVATCVVATTTEAVPTTTAAPTTTTEAPTTTITVPTTTTEAPTTTTAAPTATTEAPTTTTEAPTTTTEAPTTTTEAPTTTTAGPTTTTEAPTTTTEAPTTTTEAPTTTTEAPTTTTEAPTTTTEGPTTTTEAPTTTTAGPTTTTEAPTTTTAVATTTSPTTTASPTTTTEVAPTTTAGPTTTTEVVPTTTAGPTTTTEVAPTTTAGPTTTTEVVPTTTAGPTTTTEAGKTTTAGPTTTPEAGKTTTAGPTTTTEAGKTTTAGPTTTTEAVKTTTAVPTTTKPPGPCYGSPCGDGSTCLPRHNETFVCSCLAGNYNYGSGTCESAKVFPGQLSLSKLPYDKAMANSTSEAFQDVAQQIYAEMSEVFSEDGYSNCTVLKLQPIAAAKLWSRSEPGILATVEIIFKANVPINESAIGQMLAAAGGVLKDSNFTASNLCDEKKPCDADTAECIKEDGSFSCKCMENYVKTDFSNRMCIACPSGKKAQGSEKCVDCPFGYSGFNCNESWKLSLVIVGSVLGGLLLITVILLPIVACKSSKKSSKKDKNADTGKSYVSHPQDKKPLVNSSLGNSQAASFNGSANGLSAFTNAGVPRIPRATTNNSWDSRTNLEMTQSNKRQNLAPVGRNPRLYDDHNDMNPYAQARPQNGLYAQSRPQNNPYAQTRPQINPYTQNQGHSNPYYVHDDGRRFN
- the muc13b gene encoding mucin-13b isoform X8; protein product: MAREFKLLCVLGLVATCVVATTTEAVPTTTAAPTTTTEAPTTTITVPTTTTEAPTTTTAAPTATTEAPTTTTEAPTTTTEAPTTTTEAPTTTTAGPTTTTEAPTTTTEAPTTTTEAPTTTTEAPTTTTEAPTTTTEGPTTTTEAPTTTTAGPTTTTEAPTTTTAVATTTSPTTTASPTTTTEVAPTTTAGPTTTTEVVPTTTAGPTTTTEVAPTTTAGPTTTTEAGKTTTAGPTTTPEAGKTTTAGPTTTTEAGKTTTAGPTTTTEAVKTTTAVPTTTKPPGPCYGSPCGDGSTCLPRHNETFVCSCLAGNYNYGSGTCESAKVFPGQLSLSKLPYDKAMANSTSEAFQDVAQQIYAEMSEVFSEDGYSNCTVLKLQPIAAAKLWSRSEPGILATVEIIFKANVPINESAIGQMLAAAGGVLKDSNFTASNLCDEKKPCDADTAECIKEDGSFSCKCMENYVKTDFSNRMCIACPSGKKAQGSEKCVDCPFGYSGFNCNESWKLSLVIVGSVLGGLLLITVILLPIVACKSSKKSSKKDKNADTGKSYVSHPQDKKPLVNSSLGNSQAASFNGSANGLSAFTNAGVPRIPRATTNNSWDSRTNLEMTQSNKRQNLAPVGRNPRLYDDHNDMNPYAQARPQNGLYAQSRPQNNPYAQTRPQINPYTQNQGHSNPYYVHDDGRRFN
- the muc13b gene encoding mucin-13b isoform X12 — translated: MAREFKLLCVLGLVATCVVATTTEAVPTTTAAPTTTTEAPTTTITVPTTTTEAPTTTTAAPTATTEAPTTTTEAPTTTTEAPTTTTEAPTTTTAGPTTTTEAPTTTTEAPTTTTEAPTTTTEAPTTTTEAPTTTTEGPTTTTEAPTTTTAGPTTTTEAPTTTTAVATTTSPTTTASPTTTTEVAPTTTAGPTTTTEVVPTTTAGPTTTTEVAPTTTAGPTTTPEAGKTTTAGPTTTTEAGKTTTAGPTTTTEAVKTTTAVPTTTKPPGPCYGSPCGDGSTCLPRHNETFVCSCLAGNYNYGSGTCESAKVFPGQLSLSKLPYDKAMANSTSEAFQDVAQQIYAEMSEVFSEDGYSNCTVLKLQPIAAAKLWSRSEPGILATVEIIFKANVPINESAIGQMLAAAGGVLKDSNFTASNLCDEKKPCDADTAECIKEDGSFSCKCMENYVKTDFSNRMCIACPSGKKAQGSEKCVDCPFGYSGFNCNESWKLSLVIVGSVLGGLLLITVILLPIVACKSSKKSSKKDKNADTGKSYVSHPQDKKPLVNSSLGNSQAASFNGSANGLSAFTNAGVPRIPRATTNNSWDSRTNLEMTQSNKRQNLAPVGRNPRLYDDHNDMNPYAQARPQNGLYAQSRPQNNPYAQTRPQINPYTQNQGHSNPYYVHDDGRRFN
- the muc13b gene encoding mucin-13b isoform X13; its protein translation is MAREFKLLCVLGLVATCVVATTTEAVPTTTAAPTTTTEAPTTTITVPTTTTEAPTTTTAAPTATTEAPTTTTEAPTTTTEAPTTTTEAPTTTTAGPTTTTEAPTTTTEAPTTTTEAPTTTTEAPTTTTEAPTTTTEGPTTTTEAPTTTTAGPTTTTEAPTTTTAVATTTSPTTTASPTTTTEVAPTTTAGPTTTTEVVPTTTAGPTTTTEVVPTTTAGPTTTPEAGKTTTAGPTTTTEAGKTTTAGPTTTTEAVKTTTAVPTTTKPPGPCYGSPCGDGSTCLPRHNETFVCSCLAGNYNYGSGTCESAKVFPGQLSLSKLPYDKAMANSTSEAFQDVAQQIYAEMSEVFSEDGYSNCTVLKLQPIAAAKLWSRSEPGILATVEIIFKANVPINESAIGQMLAAAGGVLKDSNFTASNLCDEKKPCDADTAECIKEDGSFSCKCMENYVKTDFSNRMCIACPSGKKAQGSEKCVDCPFGYSGFNCNESWKLSLVIVGSVLGGLLLITVILLPIVACKSSKKSSKKDKNADTGKSYVSHPQDKKPLVNSSLGNSQAASFNGSANGLSAFTNAGVPRIPRATTNNSWDSRTNLEMTQSNKRQNLAPVGRNPRLYDDHNDMNPYAQARPQNGLYAQSRPQNNPYAQTRPQINPYTQNQGHSNPYYVHDDGRRFN
- the muc13b gene encoding mucin-13b isoform X7 produces the protein MAREFKLLCVLGLVATCVVATTTEAVPTTTAAPTTTTEAPTTTITVPTTTTEAPTTTTAAPTATTEAPTTTTEAPTTTTEAPTTTTEAPTTTTAGPTTTTEAPTTTTEAPTTTTEAPTTTTEAPTTTTEAPTTTTEGPTTTTEAPTTTTAGPTTTTEAPTTTTAVATTTSPTTTASPTTTTEVAPTTTAGPTTTTEVVPTTTAGPTTTTEVVPTTTAGPTTTTEAGKTTTAGPTTTPEAGKTTTAGPTTTTEAGKTTTAGPTTTTEAVKTTTAVPTTTKPPGPCYGSPCGDGSTCLPRHNETFVCSCLAGNYNYGSGTCESAKVFPGQLSLSKLPYDKAMANSTSEAFQDVAQQIYAEMSEVFSEDGYSNCTVLKLQPIAAAKLWSRSEPGILATVEIIFKANVPINESAIGQMLAAAGGVLKDSNFTASNLCDEKKPCDADTAECIKEDGSFSCKCMENYVKTDFSNRMCIACPSGKKAQGSEKCVDCPFGYSGFNCNESWKLSLVIVGSVLGGLLLITVILLPIVACKSSKKSSKKDKNADTGKSYVSHPQDKKPLVNSSLGNSQAASFNGSANGLSAFTNAGVPRIPRATTNNSWDSRTNLEMTQSNKRQNLAPVGRNPRLYDDHNDMNPYAQARPQNGLYAQSRPQNNPYAQTRPQINPYTQNQGHSNPYYVHDDGRRFN
- the muc13b gene encoding mucin-13b isoform X11, which gives rise to MAREFKLLCVLGLVATCVVATTTEAVPTTTAAPTTTTEAPTTTITVPTTTTEAPTTTTAAPTATTEAPTTTTEAPTTTTEAPTTTTEAPTTTTAGPTTTTEAPTTTTEAPTTTTEAPTTTTEAPTTTTEAPTTTTEGPTTTTEAPTTTTAGPTTTTEAPTTTTAVATTTSPTTTASPTTTTEVAPTTTAGPTTTTEVVPTTTAGPTTTTEAGKTTTAGPTTTPEAGKTTTAGPTTTTEAGKTTTAGPTTTTEAVKTTTAVPTTTKPPGPCYGSPCGDGSTCLPRHNETFVCSCLAGNYNYGSGTCESAKVFPGQLSLSKLPYDKAMANSTSEAFQDVAQQIYAEMSEVFSEDGYSNCTVLKLQPIAAAKLWSRSEPGILATVEIIFKANVPINESAIGQMLAAAGGVLKDSNFTASNLCDEKKPCDADTAECIKEDGSFSCKCMENYVKTDFSNRMCIACPSGKKAQGSEKCVDCPFGYSGFNCNESWKLSLVIVGSVLGGLLLITVILLPIVACKSSKKSSKKDKNADTGKSYVSHPQDKKPLVNSSLGNSQAASFNGSANGLSAFTNAGVPRIPRATTNNSWDSRTNLEMTQSNKRQNLAPVGRNPRLYDDHNDMNPYAQARPQNGLYAQSRPQNNPYAQTRPQINPYTQNQGHSNPYYVHDDGRRFN
- the muc13b gene encoding mucin-13b isoform X14, with the protein product MAREFKLLCVLGLVATCVVATTTEAVPTTTAAPTTTTEAPTTTITVPTTTTEAPTTTTAAPTATTEAPTTTTEAPTTTTEAPTTTTEAPTTTTAGPTTTTEAPTTTTEAPTTTTEAPTTTTEAPTTTTEAPTTTTEGPTTTTEAPTTTTAGPTTTTEAPTTTTAVATTTSPTTTASPTTTTEVAPTTTAGPTTTTEVVPTTTAGPTTTPEAGKTTTAGPTTTTEAGKTTTAGPTTTTEAVKTTTAVPTTTKPPGPCYGSPCGDGSTCLPRHNETFVCSCLAGNYNYGSGTCESAKVFPGQLSLSKLPYDKAMANSTSEAFQDVAQQIYAEMSEVFSEDGYSNCTVLKLQPIAAAKLWSRSEPGILATVEIIFKANVPINESAIGQMLAAAGGVLKDSNFTASNLCDEKKPCDADTAECIKEDGSFSCKCMENYVKTDFSNRMCIACPSGKKAQGSEKCVDCPFGYSGFNCNESWKLSLVIVGSVLGGLLLITVILLPIVACKSSKKSSKKDKNADTGKSYVSHPQDKKPLVNSSLGNSQAASFNGSANGLSAFTNAGVPRIPRATTNNSWDSRTNLEMTQSNKRQNLAPVGRNPRLYDDHNDMNPYAQARPQNGLYAQSRPQNNPYAQTRPQINPYTQNQGHSNPYYVHDDGRRFN
- the muc13b gene encoding mucin-13b isoform X4 is translated as MAREFKLLCVLGLVATCVVATTTEAVPTTTAAPTTTTEAPTTTITVPTTTTEAPTTTTAAPTATTEAPTTTTEAPTTTTEAPTTTTEAPTTTTAGPTTTTEAPTTTTEAPTTTTEAPTTTTEAPTTTTEAPTTTTEGPTTTTEAPTTTTAGPTTTTEAPTTTTAVATTTSPTTTASPTTTTEVAPTTTAGPTTTTEVVPTTTAGQTTTTEVVPTTTTGPTTTTEVVPTTTAGPTTTTEAGKTTTAGPTTTPEAGKTTTAGPTTTTEAGKTTTAGPTTTTEAVKTTTAVPTTTKPPGPCYGSPCGDGSTCLPRHNETFVCSCLAGNYNYGSGTCESAKVFPGQLSLSKLPYDKAMANSTSEAFQDVAQQIYAEMSEVFSEDGYSNCTVLKLQPIAAAKLWSRSEPGILATVEIIFKANVPINESAIGQMLAAAGGVLKDSNFTASNLCDEKKPCDADTAECIKEDGSFSCKCMENYVKTDFSNRMCIACPSGKKAQGSEKCVDCPFGYSGFNCNESWKLSLVIVGSVLGGLLLITVILLPIVACKSSKKSSKKDKNADTGKSYVSHPQDKKPLVNSSLGNSQAASFNGSANGLSAFTNAGVPRIPRATTNNSWDSRTNLEMTQSNKRQNLAPVGRNPRLYDDHNDMNPYAQARPQNGLYAQSRPQNNPYAQTRPQINPYTQNQGHSNPYYVHDDGRRFN